In the genome of Stomoxys calcitrans chromosome 4, idStoCalc2.1, whole genome shotgun sequence, the window GAAGTAGCCGTTACTTAGTAGTACTCAGTAGTACTTAGTAGTACTCAGTATATCAGCATgatttccgatcagacagttctagccaatgacagcaaagcggtagatctcttcaagtctagattcggCACATAATTTCGGAGTGTTTACAACCCCCACTTTGTTACCTCTGTGGCCTTCGGGACTGATCCTGAAGGcttagcttacatgccgctaggagcatacccacagattgcaGTTCCTttgtgtaaggtagtttctagtATCGCTAGCTCgtccgctctacaattccctgggatatctttgtgtcCCGGCGCCCAGAataggtaaattttgaactgttcagtcatctcgttgagagatctgtgacagtcgagagCAGAAAATATGTTCCCCAGAGGTTTAATGACTGTCTGAGAAATTATATGTATATGCCAGTCGTCGTTATGactttatatcttagccattccaccatttctTATGTTGCAAGCATTTCCGCCacacagtggtcgggtaaccttcttgaTATGACAGTCCTAATTCTTCAGAGTACATCCTAAAGCCCACCAGGTCTTCTAGTTTGGAAGTggaggaatggctaagatataatgtcataacaacgattgacataaatatcttctcagtcagccaggcagccattaaatatcTGGGCAATATATTTCGAATTCAACGAGATGTCTGAACATATCAGACATCTCGTTGCTATACATCAAAGTGAAGCATTTTCGAGGCAGAGTTGTGTTGGTTGGAGTTGTACTAGTTTAAAGGCACTGGTgagcaatttttaaaataaatttcgcAAAAACATATTACACAATTATCACTCAAATATTGGAAATTGGatgtaaacaaacacaaacgaaaataaaataacTATATCATCTGGCCTTGTCCAACGAACATCGAGATGACATATATTCGATAAACtcaacgaaggatatcgataaCAACAAAACCACGGCATTGCCATACCAAGTTATTTATAAAGGGTTTTTGCCCACACTAATAATCTTAAGGAGCTATGTCACTTATGAACCAGACTCCAAAGAGGAAATGCAAAGAAATTCTGTCAcctcaaaatcaaaataaagttACAATGGATCCAAATGATTTAATTACTTTAATTAGGGACACAATAAACTCAAATTTAGATGAGAAATTaaaatctcttccaacaaaagcCGACctggaagaaattaaaaatgaaattacaGCCGTTAATTCAGAAGTACAatctttgaaattagaaaattcGCAACTGAAAGAAGAACTAAGTAAAGTAAAGAATGAAAATGAATCGAATAAAAGGAATATTCAATGGTTACAGAACCAAGTAGCTACGAACAAGTTGTTTATTAAGGGTTTAGCTTCTGCAAGCAAACCGGAGGAAGAAGTAAAGAAACTATTTTCGGAAAATCTAGGTGTCGCACCAAGCTTTAAAACAGTTCGAAAAATCTTTGATCGTAACGGAAAGATGGCCGTAATAGTTGAACTTGAAAACCAGGGCGCTATACAAGAGGTTTTCAAAAACACGCGAAAACTGGTGAATACGTCCATCTCTATAGAGCGGGATATGATGCCAATGAAACAAGACCACAAAAAAGCTTTCCTACGATTAAAAATAGAATTACTTGCTATAAGCAAAGATTATAAAATAATGATTCGAGCggataaaatgaaaattcaagATCAGTGGTTTAGGTGGAGCAATGGAAACATACTTCTCTGTGGAAATGGTAATGGTGTGGAACAACTGGCAAAACTTTATGGAGAGGCGATAAGAAATATAAATATTAACTACGATGATTTAAAAACCTACACAAATCCAAAAAACTAGGAAAGACCCAATCAAATAATGTAAATGCCGGACAGACACCAACTCAACATACGATTTCAATTTTATCTTATAATATAAATGGGTTGGAAAATAAATATCTGTATCCTACTTTTTTCAACTAcataaaaagttttgaaatctttattttattGGAGACACATCTAGAAGATGAAAGGTCAGAAAGAGCGCGAATGTTTTTCAATGGGTttcacttaatttttataccggCAACACGTAATCATAGGCATGGAAGAGCTATTGGTGGAAAAATATACGGAATTAGCAAAAAATTAGAGGATTTTGGAATTACATATGAAGTGAATGAAAGTTCAGATGCGCAGCTACTAATTATACGCACCACTACATATGTCTTCACTTTAATACCGACATACATTCGTCCAGATTCTTGGTCGGAGGAATTCAATAGTCTGAAGGATGTATATAATAATCTTGAAATCACTAATGGTATTATAATGGGTGACCTGAACGTTCGCATTGGAGAACTGAAACAATATCTAAATGAAATAGGTACGGAGATGTTCGTTGCTGGTTATGACGTGAGAAAATCAAAAGACAAGGTCATTAATAAAAAAGGCAAGCAATTTGTTGAGTTTTGCAATGActcgaatttatttattttgaatggAATTACTCTCGGAGATGGTGAGGGTAATGTGACATATGCCAATACACTTGGTCAATCTGTAAATGATATATGTTCTGCATCTCTTGAATTGCTAGGCTTTGTTAATAACTTCTCAGTGGAcgacaaaatatggtccgaccacTTCCCAATTGTACTCAAATTGAATTATAATATATCAGCAGAAagtggacaaaaaatgaatttgttgcCAAAGCTAATCTGGAAGGATAAGATGAAATATAAATATCAGAGAAGACTCAACGAAATTATGGATAATTATGAGGTAGCAACCAGCAATCGCAAACTAAGTAATCTTTGCGAAATGATAACGAAATCTTGGCCGCAAAAGCCGAATGAAATGCAATCATTTCAGCCGAAGCATAAATGGTATAACTTTTCCTGCAATGAAGCCCGACTAAAAAGCTTCAAATTACTGGCAAAATATCGGAAGTCGAACAATTTGGAagataaaatactttatttgaaaGCTCAAAACTCCTACAAATCAATATGTACTAATAGTAAAAACATGTACTATCAAAATATATCTGCAAAGATAAATATCATAAATAATGCCAAAGAGTGGTGGAAGATGGCCAGAGAGATGCGAAatcaccaaaataaaattagctcACATATAAGTCCTTTACTATTCAAACAACACTTTGAAAATCTGTTAAATACGTCACAAATCATGTCCCAAATACATTATGCGCCACCGTTAAACCATGATCCGATTTTAGATGGACCCATAACCATGGGTGAATTGGAAAATATGCTTCACAAAGTCAAGTTGAATAAGGCACCGGGTGAAGATAGAATACCATATGAGTTCTTCGTATACGCAACAGAGCAATTTCACCTCCAGCTTTTAAGCACTTATAataacattttcaatgaaagcACCATGGATaagatctttacaaaatctATAATTTACCCTATTCATAAGAAAGGCGATTACGACAACCCTTCCAATTATAGAGGTATCTCATTTATGAATTGTGCCGCCAAGAT includes:
- the LOC131996887 gene encoding uncharacterized protein LOC131996887 codes for the protein MFFNGFHLIFIPATRNHRHGRAIGGKIYGISKKLEDFGITYEVNESSDAQLLIIRTTTYVFTLIPTYIRPDSWSEEFNSLKDVYNNLEITNGIIMGDLNVRIGELKQYLNEIGTEMFVAGYDVRKSKDKVINKKGKQFVEFCNDSNLFILNGITLGDGEGNVTYANTLGQSVNDICSASLELLGFVNNFSVDDKIWSDHFPIVLKLNYNISAESGQKMNLLPKLIWKDKMKYKYQRRLNEIMDNYEVATSNRKLSNLCEMITKSWPQKPNEMQSFQPKHKWYNFSCNEARLKSFKLLAKYRKSNNLEDKILYLKAQNSYKSICTNSKNMYYQNISAKINIINNAKEWWKMAREMRNHQNKISSHISPLLFKQHFENLLNTSQIMSQIHYAPPLNHDPILDGPITMGELENMLHKVKLNKAPGEDRIPYEFFVYATEQFHLQLLSTYNNIFNESTMDKIFTKSIIYPIHKKGDYDNPSNYRGISFMNCAAKIFMGILNDRIYTWAEENHILVEYQAGFRSYRLPNQLTAIVMRKNIFWVKELRAVTQSLNVQWPETINSIESWNTFSTELLCSLKLDLKHKRIQRKLQSDSRDYKFLNPSRAQLYLNDKYTQEKIAWIFKARSGMLYLGYNRFTTSEEERLCKLCNMRAEETFQHFLGICPILSEFRMMAFGKTILNQEEILEKLDGKNGADWDNIVTYLKSAYTYRHYLLSEFQ